The Tenebrio molitor chromosome 7, icTenMoli1.1, whole genome shotgun sequence region ATGGCAAATTTTTACAAGGGGGCGCTGCTGAGGCTTAAGGCCTTTTCAGCGCTGGGATTATTCTAATTACAATGTTATACTTAATGTTAGACAATGATATGGTTACCTATAATACAATAATGATACAATAGAacggaaaaaaaacaaagctgAATACAATGGACGTTAAATACGTTTGATGGTAACAGTAAACTTATGCTAGGTGAAACAAAAACTTATATACTAGGTGAGGTAGATGGGGCTGGGGGGTACAGATGGTGTCCTGGGCGTCCTTGAGGTTCCTGTGGGTGGATGGTTCTGCTACTGGATTGTTCTTTTTATCTTCTGGGTCCTGTTGTTCAGTATCTGGAATGGAGAAAGAAGAGCAGAAAGAGAACAAGGGGGGTTAGAAGGGCTTACCGGGGTAGATGTCCTGAGTCCCGGTAGTCCTGGCGTCGTCGACGGCTACCGCATGGTCAAGGGGGTTGAGTCCACAAGCTCCTGGAGGTCATCTGGTAGGTCGGTGTAGGCTGGTGAGAGGAGAGCTGTTGGGGGGTGTTTTAGCTTGCGCTTTAAAATTTTCGGGATTCTGTTGAGGAGGTGGCCGTCTCGTGACGGGTATTTAAACGAGGTGGACAGGGTTTGGATGGCGAGGGCGTTGTTGGAGTTTAGGATGCGTGTCACGTAGCGGCTCTGGAGTTCTTTGAGGCGGGATTGGATCGGCATTGTGTTGGTTTCCTGGTGGAGGTTGTCGGTGGGGAACCTGTCGGGGAGTCGAAAGATCCTGCGGAACATTCTTCTCTCGCAGGCGAAGATTTGGTGGAGGAGGGCCGGGTATAGGGTGGCGTAGATGGGAGCGCGGTATTCGATGACGGGACGGATGTAGGATTTGTAGGTGTGGTACAGGGTTTTCGAATCGCACCCACGGATGCGCCCTCGAATCCTGTACAGGAGGTTGGCTCGGTTGCGGGATTTTTTGCCAAGCTCGCTTTTACGGAGCCGAGGTCTTTTTTTTGTTGAGGGAGAAGAGAGGAGAAACAAACGACCAAGTCAAAGCCTTGAACGAAAGTGACTGAGTTTCGGCCGGCGTCGACTATTTATCGGAAAGTTGGACCCAAGCACGATGCAAACGGAGACCTCTCATTGGTCGGCCAATGGGAGAGCAGAATTATGTCGAACAAAACCCGGACGTGAACAGCGCCCGGTAACATAGGGCACTTACCGAACTTGTTGTGTAATATACAGCTTTTCGAACCTCTAAATGTTTGGAAAGTGGGGGATTTCACGCGTACAATTCAACCGGCTAGAAATAGTAAAAAAAGGAGTAGGTACTATGACCTAATGGGTCAGAAATGAAACCCTTTCCAACCTGTAAGGGCGTTACTATCGCACCAGTCGCGAAAATTTCAGGTAAGATATTGAGCGCTAATTTTTGTGCGGATTCCCGTATTTCTGGGGGAGTACACTCTATTTCTCTatcgaacattttgtttgttaaaaaaactgAGCAAATGCAAATTTGGTGTGACTTTTGTTaactaatttaataaaatctcaaTGGTGCAACGCCTACAATGTGTTAATATTTTGCCGAAATAAACGTTAATACTATGgaggttttatttatttttcattataataatgttgcttgtttttttaaatgattgattgtaaataaaatagtaCAGAAACCTGGGCAAAAGTACTATTCCTGTGCCTCGAGAACTAATTCATCTCGAGGCAAGCCTCTCGGGAAACTACGAGTATAGTTCcctcgacaggaatgaaatACTTTCCGCCTCGGTATGTGATACTTTATTTCGCACCTGCGTTGaatgtacaaagtgatcaaaaagaaaacaaaccagagcaggcgttgcaaattattgtCGGTCATGTCATAGGCTAggtactttataataaattatacctCATGAaatttagacgttggaattataattgtgcactttattatcagataatgaataaaaattatataacaaACAAGTGCAACATTGTACATTGCTAAGAATGGGttatttaccagctttattgccaaacgtgATGCCACTGGTAAGTATATTTATctctaaaatgtcaaagaaacgtcaattttaaagcaacggtgtgCTGTTGTTACCCTAggaaacaacttttcgattttgggaaaatttacagacgtttttattgtaattgtaacaattatcccagaataagtggtacaATGGGTTTTACCACTGAAGAGAAAGCTTTTTCATCAGAATGTTACTTTCGAAATAGGCAACTATTAAAAGGACTGTGCATATCAAGTATAATTATGCGTGCGATTGAAAGTAAGACAAacatttcgataaaacaaaaaattaggtaacactcttgatttgtttccTTTTTAATCACCTtcgtctattttttcctggtaggcggttgcgctcgccatttacaaaatcctgcaacgacTTCCCTATTGGCTACTCAATTCCACTAACCAATGGGAGGTCGCATTTCcttgcaggattttgtaaattttgcgtgcaaccgcctaccaggaaaaaatatactcCAGTTATTTATACATTCTTTCAAAGAAGCACACTACATCCCGAAATACatacttacaatatttgtttcTACTAGAGActcttaaaataaaagatgctaattaattttttttttgatatttacttGAGAATTCAACGCACGTGTCAAAGAACCAATGAACGTTAAGAATTGGACTGAATAACAGCCAATTACGAGCGAACTTTTTTGATTGTTctgtagatacaaaataaataggcGATTATTCTGCATCTAACTCTTCAATTGtcacaaaatcaacaaattcgcttttgacagtttaaatttgtcattatGCAAGCAAATAGATGGGGGTCTACTTCAGTAGCAGAAATTTACTTTCGTAGCCTAGCAACAGAAAATTCCAGCGAATATTCCACTAGTGAAAATATAACTGACTATTCCACTAGTCGTcgaggtgaatattttaaacaaaccttgattattatttttattccaggaaattattactttcttacgaagttaactgaacaattaaattatgtgtAACGCAGATTTGCGAACTagctttgaaattttttattttaatcattgatttggttcattgaatagtctgtcgaatacaactcgtagtcaaAGATAGTAGAATATTTTTGCGATGGTATCACTCATGGTCATTACGCTTTTAAACACCATTCGTGCTACGCCCTCATGGTGTTCATAAAGCGAATGACCATTCGTGataccaccacaaaaatattcgacaatctttgactactcgtggtattataactGAATATTTTGATAGTTCTGACATTCTTTAACACTTACGTCAATAATACAATTTCGTACTCTTTACCTAGAATGCTCATTGAATtatgatttttcttttcctttacATACTTTTCATGGGACCTTTTGCAACTATTCAATCGTTgccacaacaaaaaaaattcaatttctttCGAAGCATTTATGTGTTTCTTTGAATCTAGTTTCCTATTACAAATtacgattataaaaaaaaatgtagaatgCTTGGACCAAAAATAATAAGAGACTTTCAGTCAATAACAGATGTACATGTTTTTGACAACTAATTTAAGGAAACATTTATACTAACTTCTTTATCTGACTATCTAACAACCTACGAAGtgcaatacagggtgtttggggTATAGGGTAACAAACTTCTCCCGTGTAAAGAACtccacaaaataaaacttttattctagcaaattttttttgtatgtgtTATACTTTGCTAGTAAAGGTGGCAGctaaggcatttttatttaaaaatctttattagcttggtattaataattaaattacgtGTTTACAGATATGAACAGTGGCTctccaaaaatgaaaacagAGTTTAGTTCagcgtaataaaaaaatcaaattgaaaaaatgtcactaagaaaagttgttcatttAACCTAGCTGTGAATCTcagaaaagtttgttaccttaaacaccaaacaccctgtattagcACAACATAGCATTTTAAACAAAAGCATTTTTTCTTAACAAATATAATTGATCTacctaaacatttttactcaTTATTAAAGCGGTCGATGATTGATTTGATGAGAATCGCTTCATTTGACGAATTATCTTGGCATTTTCGTTTATACATTTTACAATTAGGTATCTTTATTAATTcttggttaataattttttaaaactgcaaGTAAGGAATAAGATCTTCTCAGTATCtgaaaataatatataaatgGTATCGTTAAATTCATTAGTAGTTAACATATCTTACAGTTGTAAATGTTTGTAGCGATAAATCAAAAACTTTTCCAGCAACCACGACCATGGGTTTTTTAGAGCGTTCCATTAATATTATAAGAGCTCTTTTAGATGTTACACCGTACTCATACCACTTACTCATATAAATAGCACTTGACAATGTGTTATTctgaaatacataataaagTTAGTGATAAATACGGTAAGAATTTCTCAAACATCACTTCTTCGATCAACATTGTTCCATAATAGcagtagaaaaatatttgaaagaatAGCACTCCCAGGTAATTCACCGTTATGAGAAAATTTACGTCGAAAGCCTCCATctgaaatgttattttttaatttattacagcTAAATTAAAGTCAAAATGTAACTGTACTTTGCTaatctgaaaacaacaaagtcCAATAACCAAGGAACTTCCCAAAAATTGACTAAATACCACTGATGAAAAGCAGTCTTGGTAATCAGAGACGAAACTTGAAAAAGAACTTTTCAAAACTATTACTTTCGATTTGTTGATAATTATTTACTCAATTATGTCTTGATATCGTTGAATACattgttgaattttattgtaaataatgCTTAATTTAACTGCTTCATTGTTGTCGCACAAAGAAGAAAGTTCTTCGTCAACATATAAATCAAGATAGTGCAAATTGTCTTTGAGGACTTGAAGTTGACTCGTTGCGTGGTAAGATAACCCACCAATTAAAGGGTCAATTGTTCCACACGCAAATACAGCATAGGCAGACcctgaaatataaatttgccATAAAGTTCCCAAATAGAGCTGTCCCATTCGCACTTACCCAtaacaagaagaaaataaaagctgtaataaaatatgggGTTTTTCTCGATACTAGGAGGCAACCATATATTGAGAGGTAACTGATGAATGTCCTCGCGAATAAAGATCTGACAAATAAATCCAATTAATCCTGCGATACACCCTACAAAGAAAACTCTGGAGTTCCTCTGACAGCTGTGTACGCATTCTTCGATAATGTTCTTGTGTTCAGGTCTCCTGACCGTGTAATGCGAAGCATCAAAGTAATTAATGCATTTCTTGATTTTCTCTCCGTTTATTACAAAAGGTAACAATTTAGGTGCATAAAATATCATACCAACCATGACGAAGTCACTGTAATTTATTGCAGTATTATCTTCgctaaatataaaatgaaataaaccgAATATTGTTGACGGCATCATCGCCAGAACGTAGATTACGTAGGCGTAGATCTTGTATATACGTGGGTATTTGCTTGGTGAATACAGACCAATTATTTTCATCACAGTTAAGTTGAGATGAAAACTTTTCTGAATAACTTCTTCCATGTTACAAAATAAGTGAACAGTTAAGAGGTAATTTCTTCTTATTTATATATCATTGTAATAAAGAGACAAACCGCTCCCTTTCATTTAATCACATTAATTTTACATCAAAGAAATAGACGTAGGATTTTTAATTGAAGAACTTAAGTCCCTGTTTAAAAAGCTGACTTCAATGGacactaataaaaatttcatttaggATTTGATGTTTGTATGTAATATTACCATAGTCACAAATAGTTCATTTTAAGCATGCCGTCACAACAGTTATTTGGTGTTGGAAGTTAACTTACACCAAGTTTTGTTCCAATCATTataacaatcaaaattaacaCATTGACAAACTACAACATGTGACATGTAAGTAAATTATATTTGCAACAAGTTGCCATTtgcacatttttataattttttaaatggtactatttttttttatttaagtaaccTGCTTGTGTGCTTATTTCCCGACAGATTAacgttttataattattagtTACTGTTcctttttcttaattaattttgaactgAATTGAGAAATAGTCCACCTATCAGAAAATCATTTCTCAAGCTATTTCAAATAAGTGTCCTCGAAATACATATCAAAAAATCGGTAGTTCTTGTCGatgaatagaagttaaataccaaaattttttctagataaagtctttttttttgggatgTAAAGCATCGAAAATTTGCTCGAAATTTCCAGTatctttttttctgttttcttaattacttCAAGTTAGTATCGTactatacagtgcgttcgtatagttcggaataaattcgataaaactgtaagtattaatttctgagaaaaatccttgaacaggtcaactttgtttttaaaaagtgcatattgttcAGTACTTTGCTTATATTGACAGCTTGTCATTTCCTAATAATGATGTCAtcaataacttttttaaatgacaacccccatttttttcttatttttctggtACGCCTTCGTACTAGATAaacgattaataaaaaaaattgacatcttacataacaatttttttaagaaaatgacaaattttacttgaaaaaatttaatttaatttttaacttaatttattttttttaatagattcaGTTACAATgaaaggtttattttaatagaccaaacaatttagaacgaTTTGCGGTAGAGAATTCGCACTGAaacggaacaaataagccctgacattattgagcgcagtgtacaaagtgtcggtgagtgccaaacagttggcgggaggcaatttcaacatttgcgttaaattttattgttaacctgagatgtttgtttgattttgtgtgaggtcaattataatttttacatcaaaaattaagttaaattttttaagtaaaatttgtcatttgagtgagagttgtcatttaaaaaaaatattgatgacgTACTGTACAACATGCACTTTTCAAAAGCAAAGTTGACCTCTTtcaggatttttctcagaaattaatacttacaattttatcgaatttattccgaactttacgaacgcactgtatatttcaaaagcaaaaacacttttacaagaaaaaaaattgtttttaacttCTACAACGTGTCTCAAAAACGCATtgtacaggttacggatcaccgaccagctgtttaaatattacgttttacacgagcggtgagttcacaatcgactcttcaacgcctactacgaggtgaaatttaaaaaaacactcgaTATATGTaacttattcagaaaactCCCGTGACTCCTGTACTGTCATTTGCAAttttatatgtttttttttcactccCATGGTGatataacaaataaattaattattgcaattaacaataatacaACGTTACCAAAGAAATACATCACACTACCTTGCAATGTTGTAGTGGATttaagataataatttttgcgatttccaaagctgctaaattctctattacgCAGGAtcagatattggtagtgagtgactttgtagtttgtgataaattgataatacataccgtgagttttttattttactgaacataGGATTCATGAATCAgtaagtttggttgcctatttcaaatgaattgacttgtccatttTAGAACTGAACATAGCCATTTTACATTGTATGTTCAGCGAAATTAAAAACGCAGTGTATGTACGATTCGAGGTAGttttcatgacaatttaatacatatatgtatttcgaaataattgtcTTGTTAAGTGTCACTTTCAGAGACctccaaatcagcaaataagtccaatagaattttctTAACAATTTTCTCACGTTTATGGTAATCTCTTTTACACCGTAGTGCTCCGTTAGTGCgctatttttgggacacctgtatttaTCGTCACCAACtaccaacttttttttgacatgcatTTCGAGCACAAACTGGCAAACTAGCAAAGTGGCAAACTGGCAAAGTAATAATACtttctctttctttttttccttaggatgcaattttaatcacattTGACCCATAACAAAGTAGTAGAACGTTTGTTTGATTGGGTGAAAGCAAGcactctgattggctgaacacgcacgtttgatgtacgtgggaattcatctttgttttttattaatattgatcGCCACGCTTCCCCCAGATAAACTCCTATTAAAGTTTCAATACAAGTGTTTTCAATTGTTATAAATTGTTGTTGGAATTATTGATTCTTTGAGTATGAATGATATAACAAATGttatacataattttgaatatgatACTACTTTTTACCGCGTAGACACTCGTCTCtgtgtctgtcaaaaaacgtgaaatCTATCAGTGTATGGAGTATTCAATGTTCGCATCATAACTTCATATTACGATACTTATATAGTAAATAAGTATTATGGTTTAAAAATGATATCcataattttttagatataatagtatatatataactctgaacatattccatacttattccctatgttcaattttaaaaaacacagatcaatgcattgtgagttgctatgcaacgaactataccgaacaccagagattttgaaataatgttaaaaattgttccgattgatagaattggtctatcatgtgttgcattggaaatgtcacgcacatttctaatgctctgattggcatagaataactgcattatgtgtatttcttcttcaaacaacttgaccattttgttaaactgtcaagtacttattttcgttaccttggttacgtgattacatacatgcattgacctgtgttttttaaaactggacatagggaataagtatgggctatgttcaatgttaaaaaatgtcccggtatatacGAGTTTAATAAGACGCTCTATTATTACACGAATGTGTTTAAtcacgacgagcgtagcgagtgATAATACTTCTTATTAAACCAGTGTAATATACTACTTTGGGTTACTGATTCCTGAAATTTGGGCTGTTCCAGATTTCATATTAGACGGGACTTTTGCATGGGTTGGTAACAGACGTGAAACAAattcaataataaattcaataataTCATTCGTGTgctaaatgtttaaaatgttatatttactaaatttaattcataGCTTCACATTTTAACTTGACGCCTAACGTGAAACGGCTGATGTTGCCAATATTACAAGgctaaaagttaccaaaaacagtTCAATAATACGAtccattattaaactgtttttgatataataatgagcccatTAGTAACGGAAAGTAgataaaacattaaattatattccttttttaaatctatagctgttaaaaaattctaagcaataatctaaaaatttgtttatttataaatacggtgcgatcaattaaaaaataaatcgagtcggcgtgttacctatggcaacccatgctatagcataggctctaAAGCAaacttgatttattttttaaatgatcgctcggtagtACCTACACATTACCGCCTGAAAGATTTTACGACCGAATATAATTTGTAGAGGTTACTAGAAGCACTGTCCCTTAGCCATTGCTTGCATGGTGACGATGACCAATGTCATAAAGGATGCTTATATAGCAGGACGTCTAGCAAACTGAGAATATGGATTGTCtcatattttttccatatttcatattttcatatttcacATTGTCTTTCTCTGTGCTTCTCAATTTCAAATGTAATCGGTGGTCAGAAAACTGTCTTCGATTTAGGTAACTACGTTGAAATAtattctgaattattaaactacagaattaataaatacaaagaAATCTTAATTTCTAGGTAAAATGTTGGTATGTCACTTGCTAAgtcttatttgaaatttaccttAGCTTCATAAATCATCAACTGTGAATTGCTTTAACATTCCCTTCACTAGTTAAAGGTTACTGAAATGACTTTACACAATGGGATTTTAAGATTTGTGAGgagacattttttattcttaaaaaatcTTATCGTCACTTCTATTgacaattttataatttactgagtaaatatgtacatattatagttgctttttttattgagtGGTATACatgtttttgttatatttgGTTTTTATTAATCTCATTATGTACTCGTAGATCTATTGAAAAATGGATAAACCGAATACaatcaaaaacatttaatatttttgttagtATATTTATTATGTCTAATCTTAGCATTTACACAATCATAACCAAATAATTACCCAAAAATACTGGTTTGACAAATAGAAATAACATCATTTGAAatagcaaaataaaattttaccagGAAATTTTTcttggttaattaaaaatagctttaataatataaacaatatctaataaatttttctacTCCTCTGTTTAAAACGCCATTTAGTTTTAGTCACAGGATGAAATTAGCAACGGGCTTTTTAATCACGCTCTGGTTTTTTTAATAGCAAAAATCATGTGACACTCAAAATTAAGTTAGTCATCACTTGTCAATTGAAGTCTACCAGGTtcgaattttatgtattaacgTTGAATAAAGACGTTACCTGTTGTATTGTTCACTTGGTCGTAcaaaaagtatagtatgcaACTAGTTCATAAACTTCTCTGGACAcgtttattaaacactcgctccACTACGTTCCGCTCGTGCCTAATAAAACTCGTGTCTAAAGAgccgtttataaatcttgttgcataatatactattttttaatttagtataaataattaatgtttatatTGTTAAAGCTgttcttaattaattacaaaacagATTATGAAAACTTCATTAGTTCTCTTAACAGCAAAAAAAggttaatgtatttttaatttactataaataattaatcttTTTTGCTGTTAAGAGAACTAATGAAGTCTTTATAATCTCTTTTATAATGTGTCGAAAGCTAAAGGTCTTTATTCTCCCATCTGTTATTAGTGCTATTATTGCAATTACGGTGCTGTAGCAAAAATTTACCTAGCAGAACaagaagtttattttttacaaaagctCGTCGAATGTAACTTGTATGATCGTTAACTATAGTACAAccatataaataataaaatttgtttgctGAAATGACGTGCCAAAAATGTTCACTGGCATTTAGATAAAGTTTGGTTTGATTcgttgttaataattttttaaaacggcGAGCAGGGAGTACGATCTTCTTAGtatctaaaaataatatttcatcATTAAATGCACTCATGAAAAATACGAATAATTTTTACAGTGGTAAATGTCTGCAGtgataaatcaaaaatttttccaGCAGTTACAACCATGGGTCTTTTAGAGCGTTCCATTAATATTAGGAGTGCTTTTTTcgaaattatattataatcATACCATTTACTCATGTAAATAGCACTTGACAATGTATTGTTCTGAAAAACTGTGGTAAACTAAAagaagtttgaaaatttttgagataCAACCTCTTCAATAAGCAGGGTTCCATAATAACAGTAGAAGAATATTTGGAAGAAGAGAAGTCCCAGTTGATTTacagttataaaaaaatttacatccAAGACGTCCatctaaaacatttttcttaatattttgCTTAAACATTAACgccaaattgtttatttacctTACTGAATTGGAAACAACAAAGACCGATGACTAAGGAGCTTCCCATCAACTGACTAAACACCACTGgcgaaaaatatttctgatAATCCCCAACGAAActggaaacaaaaaaaattaaccgaATCATGTAAAGATTGATATATTGTAATGTTATTTACTCAATTATCTCTTGATAACGGCGAacacataatttaattttatggtAAATGATTCTTGGTTTGATGGTGACGATTTCGTCACAAGATGAAGCAAGTTCTTTATCAACGTCCGAATCGAGATGACATAAATTTTCTTTGAGAACTTGTAGTTGACTCGTAGCGTGATTGGACAAACCACCAATCAAAGGATCAATTGTTCCACACGCAAATACAGCATAAATAACTCCTGAAAGATAAATTCGCAAATCCAGGATCCAAATTATTACATATGAATAGAATTATTACACTTACCCATtacaagaagaaaataaatgcaGTAATATAAAATGGGTTGTTTTTGGATACTTTGGGGCATCCATACATTAAGAGGCAATTTATGGACGTCCTCTCGGAAAAACACCTGCCCAATAAATCCAATTAATCCTACAATACATCCCAGAAAGAAGACTCTAGAGTTTCTTTGACAATTGTGAACGCAGTCttcgataattttttgatgttcatGTTTCAGAACCGTGTAATGCGAAGCGTCGAAATAATGAATGCACTTTTTGATGTTGTCTCCATTTAGCACAAATGGGAACAGCTTAGGTGCGTAGAAAATCATACCAACCATAACAAAATCACTGTAGTTGATTGCGGTAAGATCTTCACTGAACATAAAATGGAGTATGCCGAATATTGTTGGCGGCATCATCGCAATGACATATAATGTGTAAGCGTACACTTTATATAAACGTGAGTATCTTCTGGGAGGGTAAAGCCCAATGATTTTCATTACTGTTAAATTAAGAGTAAAACTCTGCCGAACAACCTCTTCCATGGCTCTAAGCAAGTGAAACGTTAAGAGGTAATTTCGTTGCTTCTTATATAAGTAGCTTATCACTTTTTACttgcttttttaaatggaaacaaaTCGCTCCCTttaattacattaattttagATCAAAGACTCATGAAACACGGAACTAAGTtgtaattgaaaatgtaaagtctttatttaaaaaatcaacttcAATGGacactaataaaaatttcattcagGATCTGGTGTTTGTATGTAACATTGCCATAGTCACAAATAGTCCATTTTCAACTTGCAATCATAACAGCTGCTTAGCGTTACAAATTACACTTAGAAAACGTTTTATTCCTGTAATTACGAACAATCACGGCACGACTACATACGTCGGTTATCTGCAATAATGTGACATGTAAGTGTAACTAACTTGAATACAGTTGCTATTTCTATATCCGTttctactttatttttttaaaacgaataatttgtttcataATTCCAAGAGTCCTTCTTATTTGCACACAAAAACTTGATAAAgtaaattatacattttttatcatcCATACATTATTTCTGCAAAGAAATTGCACTAACAGGCTAAGgcccagtttatagaaagagagttaaatatttaattccaattaaattttaatgtgcgtctaacccatgaatccgaaactttgATTGGTttaatctgatcacgtgt contains the following coding sequences:
- the LOC138134551 gene encoding odorant receptor Or1-like, coding for MVGMIFYAPKLLPFVINGEKIKKCINYFDASHYTVRRPEHKNIIEECVHSCQRNSRVFFVGCIAGLIGFICQIFIREDIHQLPLNIWLPPSIEKNPIFYYSFYFLLVMGSAYAVFACGTIDPLIGGLSYHATSQLQVLKDNLHYLDLYVDEELSSLCDNNEAVKLSIIYNKIQQCIQRYQDIIDFVSDYQDCFSSVVFSQFLGSSLVIGLCCFQISKMEAFDVNFLITVNYLGVLFFQIFFYCYYGTMLIEENNTLSSAIYMSKWYEYGVTSKRALIILMERSKKPMVVVAGKVFDLSLQTFTTILRRSYSLLAVLKNY
- the LOC138135091 gene encoding odorant receptor Or1-like, which gives rise to MEEVVRQSFTLNLTVMKIIGLYPPRRYSRLYKVYAYTLYVIAMMPPTIFGILHFMFSEDLTAINYSDFVMVGMIFYAPKLFPFVLNGDNIKKCIHYFDASHYTVLKHEHQKIIEDCVHNCQRNSRVFFLGCIVGLIGFIGQVFFREDVHKLPLNVWMPQSIQKQPILYYCIYFLLVMGVIYAVFACGTIDPLIGGLSNHATSQLQVLKENLCHLDSDVDKELASSCDEIVTIKPRIIYHKIKLCVRRYQEIIDFVGDYQKYFSPVVFSQLMGSSLVIGLCCFQFSKMDVLDVNFFITVNQLGLLFFQIFFYCYYGTLLIEENNTLSSAIYMSKWYDYNIISKKALLILMERSKRPMVVTAGKIFDLSLQTFTTVKIIRIFHECI